Proteins co-encoded in one Nonomuraea helvata genomic window:
- a CDS encoding TetR/AcrR family transcriptional regulator gives MNTAYGAEYSVRNLEGSMPTAVDRRVRRTRELLRRALVELILEKGYDRITVQDIIDRADIGRSTFYAHYTDKDDLLLSNLEELASAFEEHMERHFASRAEPNPVLAAFQHADRQRDLYKALAGKRGAEVMRAGLHSRIKEAMTRQIPEFLPHRDSAVPVDVAMEFLLTSLLGLLVWWLDNDVPYTAEEMADMYMRLIGPGVQAAYGI, from the coding sequence ATGAACACCGCGTATGGTGCTGAATACAGTGTTCGGAATCTGGAGGGCTCGATGCCGACAGCTGTGGACCGCAGGGTGCGGCGGACCAGGGAACTCCTTCGCCGCGCCCTGGTGGAGCTGATCCTGGAGAAGGGCTATGACCGAATCACCGTGCAGGACATCATCGACCGCGCGGACATCGGCCGTTCGACCTTCTATGCGCACTACACCGACAAGGACGATCTGCTGCTCAGTAATCTGGAGGAGCTGGCGTCGGCGTTCGAGGAGCACATGGAGCGCCACTTCGCGAGCCGTGCCGAGCCGAATCCGGTATTGGCCGCCTTCCAGCATGCCGACCGGCAGCGCGACCTGTACAAGGCGCTGGCCGGCAAGCGGGGTGCGGAGGTGATGCGGGCGGGGCTGCACAGCCGGATCAAGGAAGCGATGACACGGCAGATACCCGAGTTCCTGCCGCACCGTGACAGCGCGGTGCCGGTGGACGTAGCCATGGAGTTCTTGCTGACCTCACTGCTCGGCCTGCTGGTGTGGTGGCTGGACAACGACGTGCCCTACACGGCCGAGGAGATGGCCGATATGTACATGCGGCTCATCGGGCCCGGCGTGCAGGCTGCCTACGGAATCTGA
- a CDS encoding helix-turn-helix domain-containing protein codes for MKSHCGHTPAEQERRERVWLQAAEWFEAGESIKTVAARLRVHEMSVTRWRRAWRGDGTQTLLSKGPVSKEKLSARQWSGWRPSFGAGCWPGI; via the coding sequence ATCAAGTCGCACTGTGGGCATACGCCCGCCGAGCAGGAACGGCGCGAGCGTGTATGGCTGCAAGCGGCCGAGTGGTTCGAGGCCGGGGAGTCGATCAAGACGGTCGCCGCGCGGTTACGGGTGCACGAGATGTCGGTGACCCGCTGGCGTAGGGCCTGGCGTGGGGATGGGACGCAGACGCTGCTGTCCAAGGGGCCGGTGTCGAAGGAGAAGCTATCGGCACGGCAGTGGAGCGGCTGGAGACCGAGCTTCGGCGCGGGCTGCTGGCCTGGGATATGA
- a CDS encoding transposase — MVKAPRRTWAPVGARPVVTVRGKGSGRVNMAGVVAYRDGERPHLFYRLHIYRGRKGEPKSFSWIDYRDLIVATHQYLGAPLVWCWDNLNMHLAGQLADFAAENAEWLRIVQLPAYAPELNPVEGIWSLLRRALANFAVADLPGLVRIVKRKLKEIQYRPHLLTGCLTQTGLTLETPANP, encoded by the coding sequence GTGGTAAAAGCACCGCGGCGGACCTGGGCGCCGGTCGGCGCCCGTCCGGTGGTGACGGTACGCGGCAAAGGCTCCGGCCGGGTCAACATGGCCGGCGTCGTGGCCTACCGGGACGGCGAACGCCCGCACCTGTTCTACCGCCTGCACATCTACCGCGGACGCAAGGGCGAGCCCAAGTCCTTCTCCTGGATCGACTACCGGGACCTGATCGTGGCCACCCACCAGTACCTGGGCGCGCCACTGGTCTGGTGCTGGGACAACCTCAACATGCACCTGGCCGGCCAACTCGCCGACTTCGCCGCCGAGAACGCCGAATGGCTGCGCATCGTCCAGTTACCCGCCTACGCGCCCGAACTGAACCCCGTCGAGGGCATCTGGTCCCTGCTTCGCCGGGCCCTGGCCAACTTCGCCGTCGCCGACCTGCCTGGACTCGTCCGGATCGTCAAACGCAAGCTGAAGGAGATCCAGTACCGGCCTCATCTGCTCACCGGCTGCCTGACCCAGACTGGACTCACCCTCGAAACCCCGGCAAACCCGTGA
- a CDS encoding RHS repeat-associated core domain-containing protein — protein MEYDDAGRLIKQTVPGSGTGTKATSFEVNAAGETTKATDPAATTTMDYDLSGRLIKTTEMNGTVNGNASVAEYDLAGRKTAGKDLNAAGDVLRTYSYGYDLAGNPTSATSPEGHLTRQTYDALGRTTSLVEPVSASESITTSFGYDATGAPTRLTDGRGNATWTTYNSLGLAETVTEPATTAHPAAADRTWTHLYDAAGNLTVTIQPGGVRTDRTFDHLGRLTKESGAGGGATTAERTFGYDLASRRTTVGDLTVDYNDRGLPLEVSRGTIQETAYTYDGLGNPTQRIDAAGTAAFTYDSANRLKTTTDPVTSRTLTYGYDSVSRLKTITATSGTASTQTFDYDDMDRVKSQTLKNGSGAQLATITYGWDKDDNLTTKTTTGLAGAGSNTYGYDHAGRLTSWTAPGGAVTAYEWDAAGNRTKAGNATFTYDERNRLTSGDGTDYTYTPRGSLATSTKAGATTNYTFDAFDRLIADGDSLYSYDALNRMTSRIRGTIKQTFAYAGLSNDLAAITDNSGTVQAKYARDPGGGLLGLMEGTGAAVAALSDLHGDLVATFTTSLQTSTAYDPFGTITAQSGAKTNLGYQGEYTDPDTGKVNMHARWYQPGTGTFTSRDSATLSPSPSVQANRYTYANASPMTGADPTGHYTVGSGTCIGGCGRQEIGGGAIACDIQSCGSATVDPSWARVIELENEKKFWLGQDELERLGWKIMPNGRPLVEGMEDFWQASEASQMEFMENYSPDAEDFSLYLLWLAIKEPDPSLGNGGSGAGSGGYGAMPDPGCGAADSDKCKLFYESHHIRGYKWVANKPVKPPRVTNKKLKALLNAIYETDKVKGGVIGDGKVGSALEFELRTGMKIKGIYHANKAAALANALAKLLEDHSKGKIKLSPSDAYYAAKEFAEIWQVLNRAQYHPNVISFFRANPDRLKDFNNTIAKTMKTEAVKSVTGQEFRPQPGQERNPNAKNYHVPGAGRKPTGFLRGMIGLSEKIGVLGDLLFVLTSAACAANDQCVDDYFREEYGLPQPTMV, from the coding sequence CTGAACGCCGCCGGCGACGTGTTGCGCACCTACAGTTACGGCTACGACTTGGCCGGCAACCCCACCAGCGCCACATCCCCCGAAGGACACCTCACCCGGCAGACCTACGACGCGCTCGGCCGGACCACTTCCCTCGTCGAACCGGTCTCCGCGAGCGAGTCGATCACCACGAGCTTCGGCTACGACGCCACCGGCGCCCCCACCCGCCTCACCGACGGCCGCGGCAACGCCACCTGGACCACCTACAACAGTCTCGGCCTGGCCGAGACGGTGACTGAACCGGCGACTACCGCGCACCCGGCCGCGGCCGACCGCACCTGGACCCACCTCTACGACGCTGCCGGCAACCTGACGGTCACCATCCAGCCCGGCGGCGTGCGCACCGACCGCACCTTCGACCACCTCGGCCGGCTTACCAAGGAGAGTGGCGCGGGCGGGGGCGCCACCACGGCCGAACGCACCTTCGGCTACGACTTGGCCAGCCGCCGCACCACCGTCGGTGACCTGACGGTTGACTACAACGACCGTGGCCTGCCGCTGGAGGTCTCGCGCGGCACCATCCAAGAGACCGCGTACACCTACGACGGACTCGGCAATCCCACCCAGCGCATCGACGCCGCCGGCACCGCCGCCTTCACCTACGACAGCGCCAACCGCCTCAAGACCACCACCGACCCGGTCACCAGTCGCACGCTCACCTATGGCTACGACTCCGTCAGCCGGTTGAAGACCATCACCGCCACCAGCGGTACGGCCAGCACCCAGACCTTCGACTACGACGACATGGACCGGGTCAAGAGCCAGACACTGAAGAACGGCTCCGGCGCCCAGCTCGCCACGATCACCTACGGCTGGGACAAGGACGACAACCTCACCACCAAGACCACCACGGGCCTGGCCGGGGCGGGCAGCAACACCTACGGCTACGACCACGCCGGCCGACTCACCTCCTGGACCGCCCCCGGCGGTGCAGTCACCGCTTACGAGTGGGACGCCGCAGGCAATCGCACCAAGGCCGGCAACGCGACGTTCACCTACGACGAGCGCAACCGCCTGACCTCCGGCGATGGCACCGACTACACCTACACCCCGCGCGGCAGCCTGGCCACCAGCACCAAGGCCGGGGCCACCACGAACTACACCTTCGACGCCTTCGACCGGCTCATCGCCGACGGCGACAGCCTCTACAGCTACGACGCCCTCAACCGGATGACCAGCCGCATCCGCGGCACCATCAAGCAGACCTTCGCCTACGCCGGGCTGAGCAACGACCTGGCCGCCATCACCGACAACAGCGGCACCGTCCAGGCCAAGTACGCCCGCGATCCCGGCGGCGGGCTGCTCGGCCTTATGGAAGGCACCGGCGCGGCCGTGGCGGCGCTCAGCGACTTGCACGGCGACCTGGTGGCCACCTTCACCACCAGCCTGCAGACCTCGACTGCCTACGACCCGTTCGGCACCATCACCGCCCAGAGCGGCGCCAAAACGAACCTCGGCTACCAGGGCGAATACACCGACCCGGACACCGGCAAGGTCAACATGCACGCCCGCTGGTACCAGCCCGGCACCGGCACCTTCACCAGCCGCGACAGCGCCACCCTCAGCCCCAGCCCCTCCGTCCAGGCCAACCGCTACACCTACGCCAACGCCTCACCTATGACCGGCGCCGACCCCACCGGCCACTACACCGTCGGCAGCGGAACGTGCATCGGAGGCTGTGGCAGACAAGAGATCGGAGGTGGAGCGATCGCCTGCGATATCCAGTCGTGCGGCAGCGCTACCGTCGACCCGAGCTGGGCGCGAGTGATCGAGCTGGAGAACGAAAAGAAGTTCTGGCTCGGACAGGATGAGCTTGAGCGGCTGGGCTGGAAGATCATGCCGAACGGACGCCCTCTCGTCGAAGGCATGGAGGACTTCTGGCAGGCCAGCGAGGCATCCCAGATGGAATTCATGGAGAATTATTCCCCGGATGCCGAGGACTTCTCGCTGTACCTGCTGTGGCTCGCCATCAAGGAGCCAGACCCGTCGCTGGGTAACGGCGGCTCTGGTGCCGGCTCCGGCGGCTACGGTGCGATGCCAGATCCCGGATGTGGGGCCGCAGATAGCGACAAGTGTAAACTTTTCTACGAATCGCATCACATCAGGGGGTACAAGTGGGTTGCCAACAAGCCGGTCAAGCCGCCCAGGGTGACCAATAAGAAGCTTAAAGCGTTGCTGAACGCGATCTACGAGACGGACAAGGTGAAGGGCGGAGTGATCGGAGACGGCAAGGTCGGATCCGCGCTCGAATTTGAACTCAGAACCGGCATGAAAATCAAGGGCATTTATCATGCAAACAAAGCGGCAGCGCTGGCTAACGCCTTAGCCAAACTCCTGGAGGATCACAGTAAGGGTAAAATAAAGTTGTCGCCAAGCGACGCATATTATGCGGCGAAAGAGTTCGCAGAGATTTGGCAAGTACTCAATCGCGCACAATATCACCCCAATGTCATAAGCTTTTTCCGGGCCAACCCTGATCGACTGAAGGATTTCAATAACACTATCGCTAAAACAATGAAGACCGAGGCGGTCAAGAGTGTGACGGGCCAAGAATTCCGTCCGCAGCCCGGGCAGGAACGCAATCCCAACGCGAAGAATTATCATGTTCCCGGGGCGGGCCGGAAGCCGACGGGGTTCCTCCGCGGTATGATCGGGCTAAGCGAAAAGATAGGCGTCCTGGGTGATCTGCTCTTCGTTCTCACCAGCGCGGCCTGCGCAGCTAATGATCAATGTGTGGACGATTATTTCCGCGAAGAGTACGGGCTACCCCAGCCGACAATGGTATAA